The Branchiostoma floridae strain S238N-H82 chromosome 17, Bfl_VNyyK, whole genome shotgun sequence genome has a window encoding:
- the LOC118404143 gene encoding uncharacterized protein LOC118404143: MEPQGTSTTSTVRVQSSGGPPPVVARRKGISDPPPSPIRKRIKAGEDRLRSLEESGFLSDPSPFLDTEMDAEEMPMADEEAPPCDTPMNDMSSLHNIIDGGSPADVAQAVFAVPAVKQELLRMFLEEVGTESSLLCSEGILSAIKLLTGGQNLRERLQECAPILLNVLDTVSDTMTAFTKAQPTKAGKRALEDLKRQLTKMGKVHVGTKIVESAKETFEGVSSGSEKESRSGSVSDDNASEAESSSSSPEPERRVRTPLTRMQSEPVSLMQSTPTVASNAAEKKRTHTRTPSAPIQIPSVSVAMPAEDVDMSSSPSDGFRERSLSLPSNSKLFQRGYRQGIFEEHHSKSIKTSVEVFVRAVDDMEGAVLFPTRLRYISEDLDLSESLPAMLRECDLYELFESLKKLRTELDEGRLSFAQYEGSSEQMKSIVELIHRQVLSLSVILEQLAETARLVTRQYEEHL; the protein is encoded by the exons ATGGAACCCCAGGGAACGTCCACTACGTCTACCGTGCGTGTGCAGAGCTCCGGCGGGCCTCCCCCCGTGGTCGCCCGAAGGAAGGGAATCAGCGACCCGCCGCCCTCCCCGATACGGAAGCGGATCAAGGCTGGAGAGGACAGACTCAGAAGCCTGGAGGAAAGTGGGTTCCTCAGCGACCCCTCCCCTTTTCTAGATACGGAAATGGACGCAGAAGAAATGCCG ATGGCTGATGAAGAAGCGCCACCTTGTGACACTCCGATGAATGACATGAGCTCTCTCCACAACATCATAGACGGAGGGAGCCCTGCGGACGTGGCGCAAGCTGTCTTCGCTGTCCCCGCTGTCAAGCAAGAGCTTCTCCGTATGTTCCTGGAGGAAGTTGGGACCGAGAGCTCGCTCCTATGTTCCGAGGGGATTCTCTCGGCCATCAAGCTGCTAACAGGCGGGCAGAACCTGAGAGAACGGCTTCAGGAGTGCGCGCCGATACTCCTGAATGTCCTGGACACCGTGTCGGACACCATGACAGCCTTCACCAAAGCGCAGCCCACCAAGGCGGGGAAACGCGCACTGGAGGACTTGAAGAGGCAACTCACCAAGATGGGGAAAGTCCACGTGGGGACCAAGATTGTCGAGTCCGCCAAGGAGACGTTTGAAGGGGTGAGCAGCGGAAGCGAAAAGGAGAGTCGTAGCGGCAGTGTCTCGGACGACAATGCCTCTGAGGCTGAATCATCCAGTTCCTCTCCGGAGCCAGAACGTCGAGTTCGTACTCCGCTAACCCGGATGCAGTCGGAACCAGTCTCCCTGATGCAGTCAACCCCAACCGTCGCCAGTAACGCCGCCGAAAAGAAACGCACGCACACTCGCACACCATCCGCACCGATCCAAATCCCCTCCGTTTCCGTGGCGATGCCGGCAGAAGACGTTGACATGTCCTCCTCACCCTCGGACGGCTTCAGGGAAAGAAGCCTCAGCTTACCGTCAAACTCTAAGCTCTTCCAGAGAGGCTACCGGCAGGGCATCTTCGAGGAACATCACTCGAAATCCATCAAGACGTCCGTGGAGGTCTTCGTACGCGCTGTTGACGACATGGAGGGTGCCGTTCTGTTCCCGACACGTCTCCGCTACATCTCGGAAGATCTGGACCTGTCGGAGAGTCTGCCTGCGATGCTGCGAGAATGCGATCTGTACGAATTGTTTGAGTCGCTGAAGAAGCTGAGGACTGAGCTGGACGAGGGGCGGCTGTCCTTCGCGCAGTACGAGGGCAGCAGCGAGCAGATGAAATCCATCGTGGAGCTCATCCACAGGCAGGTGCTGAGTCTGTCCGTCATCCTAGAGCAGCTCGCGGAAACCGCTCGGCTCGTCACCAGACAGTACGAGGAACACTTGTAA
- the LOC118404148 gene encoding ficolin-1-like gives MNCGGNCASDDARLRELERKVDRLMANCCNVSDVEENNTLPRDCKDILDNDETTPSGVYMVYPADNQGGFQVYCDMDTDGGGWTVFQRRQDGTVDFYRNWIDYKNGFPSNLNGEFWLGNDKLHRLTGQEAYSLRVDMEDVDGNTAYANYSSFSISAESDKYRLSIGGFSGNAGDSMAHHNGEQFSTRDSDNDDVPSSHCSQGYKGAWWYGSCHNANLNGLYHLGAHSSYADGVNWNHWKGYHYSLKRTTMKIRPTVQ, from the exons ATGAACTGCGGCGGCAACTGCGCCTCTGATGATGCCAGGCTGCGAGAGTTGGAGAGGAAAGTGGATCGTCTTATGGCCAACTGCTGCAACGTTTCTG ATGTGGAAGAAAACAACACCCTGCCTCGAGACTGCAAAGATATCCTGGATAACGATGAGACGACCCCTAGCGGAGTGTACATGGTCTATCCGGCAGATAACCAGGGAGGATTCCAGgtgtactgtgacatggacaccGACGGAGGGGGCTGGACG GTGTTCCAGAGGCGACAGGACGGCACGGTTGACTTCTACCGGAACTGGATCGACTACAAGAACGGCTTCCCCTCCAACCTGAACGGCGAGTTCTGGTTGGGAAACGACAAGCTGCACCGTCTGACAGGGCAGGAGGCCTACTCGCTGCGAGTGGACATGGAGGATGTAGACGGGAACACGGCCTACGCGAATTACAGCAGCTTCAGTATCTCAGCAGAGTCTGATAAGTACAGGCTCTCCATCGGAGGATTCAGTGGAAATGCAG GAGATAGCATGGCTCACCATAATGGCGAgcagttcagcaccagggatagcgACAATGACGATGTGCCTTCATCACACTGCTCCCAGGGATATAAAGGAGCCTGGTGGTATGGATCATGTCATAACGCCAACCTGAACGGCTTGTACCATCTGGGCGCTCACAGCAGCTATGCGGATGGAGTCAACTGGAATCACTGGAAAGGATACCATTATTCCCTGAAGCGCACTACGATGAAAATACGACCCACAGTTCAGTAA